The Sesamum indicum cultivar Zhongzhi No. 13 linkage group LG1, S_indicum_v1.0, whole genome shotgun sequence genome includes a window with the following:
- the LOC105157360 gene encoding F-box protein SKIP31-like, whose translation MASDDEDESLAYFLESEVFAELSDQENSERVEEEERDAKRSRDEEGELSEQEEKERQAKKIRIEDRVISDEGLSRVLRSSLPSLSSVEAEAEVETSLSPLKKSDTVFGNHSNDGRLTTERRPIPRRIDTGIFSQIPAELLYHILKFLSSEDLVSCSLVCRFLNFASSDESLWRRLYCMRWGLLPPKKLRECAWKKLYIQRDEEDMAEFVRSCPSEFKEYYIQMQVAKRSQAPNPSQVNDDRIILDKTLADQVSMWKTSRGLADTVVPNHACSGESCTYYQIGDVFVCEKTGNVHVCDDTCKEVIMDPTNELSVCTISGRCFDILLSPAEMEHDAHQGGGTDEAEPFMGCGRFARAYLLGYNCKDETELEAALRFC comes from the exons ATGGCTTCTGATGACGAAGATGAAAGCCTCGCTTATTTCCTCGAATCTGAAGTATTCGCTGAACTCTCCGATCAG GAAAATTCGGAGAGAgtggaagaggaagagagagatgCAAAGAGATCACGTGATGAGGAGGGTGAACTAAGCGAGCAGGAAGAGAAGGAACGACAAgcaaagaaaattagaattgaGGATCGTGTAATTAGTGATGAGGGATTGTCTAGAGTATTGAGATCGTCCTTGCCTTCACTGTCATCTGTTGAGGCGGAAGCTGAAGTTGAAACTTCATTGTCgcctttaaaaaaaagtgatacCGTCTTTGGCAACCATAGCAATGACGGGAGGCTTACTACTGAAAGGAGACCAATCCCCAGAAGGATTGATACTGGGATTTTCAGTCAGATCCCTGCTGAATTGTTGTATCACATCCTCAAATTTCTCTCTTCTGAG GATCTTGTTTCATGCTCATTGGTTTGTAGATTCCTAAATTTTGCTTCTTCAGATGAGTCATTGTGGCGCCGCCT ATATTGTATGCGTTGGGGTCTTCTGCCTCCAAAAAAGCTGCGAGAATGTGCTTGGAAGAAACTTTACATCCAG CGTGATGAAGAAGATATGGCTGAGTTCGTGCGGAGCTGCCCTTCTGAATTCAAAGAATATTATATCCAAATGCAGGTGGCCAAGAGAAGTCAAGCACCCAATCCCTCTCAG GTGAATGATGACCGTATAATTCTTGACAAAACACTCGCTGATCAAGTCTCCATGTGGAAGACTAGCAGAGGCCTGGCTGACACAGTGGTTCCGAATCATGCATGCTCTGGAGAAAGTTGCACATACTATCAAATTGGGgatgtatttgtgtgtgagAAGACTGGAAATGTTCATG TATGTGATGATACATGCAAGGAAGTTATTATGGATCCTACCAATGAACTCTCGGTCTGTACCATCTCAGGACGCTGTTTTGATATATTACTGTCACCAGCTGAAATGGAACATGATGCT CATCAAGGTGGTGGTACAGATGAAGCAGAGCCTTTCATGGGATGCGGCCGTTTTG CGCGTGCTTACCTCCTTGGATATAATTGCAAAGATGAGACAGAGCTTGAAGCTGCTTTGAGGTTTTGCTGA